The following proteins are encoded in a genomic region of Thioflexithrix psekupsensis:
- a CDS encoding PAS domain S-box protein, which yields MSIPPAFQSSENDTAHLLAVDDHHSNLMLLERTLKRQHYQITTVQSGQEALEVVEKENIDLILLDINMPNMSGFEVCQYLKQNPKHCDIPIIFISALGEMIDKIKAFSLGAVDYITKPFERAEIIARINTHIRMRQMQKRLEQQNALLQGAQEELKQTHEALEQRVKERTLDLQRRDKLMVATASAVTALFMTDSYTDAMMEALRTLGEVAEVGRVYFYENHLNREKQWVMTQRFSWVSPTLTHPLPEPRHLQDLSYDEYMPNWQKILAKGKAIKGLTKEFIDPEKKFLEAQNIEAILLVPMIIQDRFWGFIGFDDYHSQRQWSDSEVAALQTMAGSLGGAIIRKQAVEALRESENRFRSAFEHAPVGMALISNQNQQLLQVNQALSTILGYSPQELMGKTLQDFCEKEGITISKTLSDPQEQQYRHANGKMIWLAVSSATPMNSHYRISHIVDVTAKKQAETALRNSEMRFRNIFENAPIGMALTDFTDHIQVINSRFCQMLGYKSDEIIRRKLSSLEWQQLRSGQLMDARHEENRQLYQLERCYRHRNGDPVWVVVSTSVQYNTAGVPLYRINQLLDISKRKAIEKELQDLNIQLEKRVSQRTAELSTITAMQSSFIRNRDSNIVFKDMLESLLKLTDSSEGCLIDIHYQTQGCYLLFYRTFKYTETQSSPAQYGFFKPPPILHTLINTGGIICENNPQYPPADYGLLFPIAKFRNILALPLYLGEQILGLVLLANRPNGYHAEFAESLEPILTTISQISEASRNEQRRLQTQALLRTLIDSVPDLIFCKDRQGIYVECNPAFSALLGRSRQEIIGCTDQQLSSPWATAFATHQDERVMLYHEPSHHAEWVDYPDGRRVFLDTVKTPIIDNQHYVYGLISISRDITQRLAVEEALRHSEQRLQLALSAANYELWEVNISNGDIITIPQQLFYQLGYSSEQFPRHFRHWAKLIHREDVPIMLSSLRDHFHHQQAVWHYEYRQRAFDGQWVWHSLDGKVVEYGDNRLPLRLLGIATNITERKHTEQALREAKEAAEAANRAKSTFLANMSHELRTPMNAILGFCQLLQRDANTDNHQRHYLNIINRSGEHLLMLINDVLEMSKIEAGQTLLHENDFNLHQLLQTLEDMFRIRAETKQLKLVFEYDPSLPQHIHGDERKLRQVLINLLSNGIKFTEQGCVQLTVRYEYGIESADLYLYFNVQDTGYGIEAHELQSLFRAFVQTSSGQRVQEGTGLGLRISQQFVEMMGGTIHIDSEVNKGSVFSFFVRMKLAHDAVSHLHSPQYVLSIAAHQQQWRILVVEDSADSRLLLTRLLKNIGLSVREATNGLDAVHLAQEWLPHLIWMDIRMPIMDGFAATREIKKQFPQIMIIGLTASVFSHEKASVLAAGCDDFLSKPFREEDIFNLMQKYLGMEFVYGNKNDPQETLSTSSLTPEHIQIFPPAWRTQIYEAAMQADMEILNDLLLPYEEQYPKFIESLRQLINAYRFDRIMELFND from the coding sequence ATGTCAATTCCTCCCGCCTTTCAATCTTCCGAAAATGACACAGCTCATCTCTTAGCGGTTGATGATCATCATTCTAATTTAATGTTGTTGGAACGGACTTTAAAACGACAACATTATCAAATTACGACCGTCCAAAGTGGACAAGAAGCATTAGAGGTGGTGGAAAAAGAAAATATTGATTTAATTCTGCTTGATATTAATATGCCAAATATGAGCGGTTTTGAAGTCTGTCAATATTTAAAACAAAATCCTAAACATTGCGACATTCCTATTATTTTTATTAGCGCATTAGGAGAAATGATTGATAAAATAAAAGCCTTTTCTCTAGGGGCAGTGGATTATATCACTAAACCTTTTGAACGCGCTGAAATTATTGCGCGCATTAATACGCATATCCGTATGAGACAAATGCAAAAGCGTTTAGAACAACAAAATGCTTTATTGCAAGGTGCGCAAGAAGAATTAAAACAAACGCATGAAGCCTTAGAACAGCGCGTTAAAGAACGAACCTTAGATTTACAACGTCGAGATAAATTAATGGTGGCCACCGCTTCGGCTGTCACCGCTTTATTTATGACCGACAGTTACACCGATGCCATGATGGAAGCCTTGCGCACTTTAGGCGAAGTGGCTGAAGTGGGACGGGTTTATTTTTATGAAAATCATTTAAATCGAGAAAAACAATGGGTCATGACGCAACGTTTCTCTTGGGTGAGTCCCACATTAACGCATCCATTACCAGAACCGCGTCATTTACAAGATTTATCTTATGATGAATATATGCCGAATTGGCAAAAGATTTTGGCTAAAGGAAAGGCAATTAAAGGCTTAACCAAAGAATTTATTGATCCTGAGAAAAAGTTTTTAGAAGCACAAAATATTGAAGCCATTTTATTAGTGCCGATGATTATTCAAGATCGCTTTTGGGGATTTATTGGTTTCGACGATTACCACAGCCAACGCCAATGGAGCGACAGTGAGGTGGCTGCTTTGCAAACGATGGCAGGCAGTCTGGGCGGGGCGATCATTCGTAAACAAGCGGTAGAAGCCCTTAGAGAGAGCGAAAACCGCTTTCGCAGTGCATTTGAACACGCGCCCGTCGGCATGGCATTAATTAGCAATCAAAATCAACAATTATTACAAGTCAATCAAGCCTTATCGACAATTTTAGGCTATTCTCCACAAGAATTAATGGGAAAAACATTACAAGATTTTTGTGAAAAAGAAGGCATCACCATTAGCAAAACATTAAGCGATCCACAAGAACAACAATATCGTCATGCTAATGGTAAAATGATTTGGTTGGCAGTTAGTTCTGCCACGCCCATGAACAGTCATTATCGCATTAGCCATATTGTTGATGTCACCGCGAAAAAACAAGCAGAAACCGCTTTACGTAATAGTGAAATGCGTTTTCGCAATATTTTTGAAAATGCACCAATTGGGATGGCATTAACGGATTTTACCGATCATATTCAAGTGATTAATAGCCGTTTTTGTCAAATGTTGGGTTATAAATCCGATGAAATTATTCGCCGTAAATTAAGCAGTTTAGAATGGCAACAATTGCGCTCTGGACAATTAATGGATGCGCGTCATGAAGAAAATCGACAGCTTTATCAATTAGAACGCTGTTATCGGCATCGTAACGGTGATCCCGTGTGGGTTGTGGTCAGTACTTCGGTTCAATACAATACCGCGGGCGTTCCCCTGTATCGTATTAATCAATTACTGGATATTTCTAAGCGCAAAGCCATCGAAAAAGAATTGCAAGATTTAAATATTCAATTAGAAAAAAGAGTGAGTCAACGCACCGCAGAATTATCCACCATTACCGCGATGCAATCCAGTTTTATTCGTAATCGAGACAGCAATATTGTTTTTAAAGATATGCTGGAAAGTTTATTGAAATTAACAGACAGCAGTGAAGGTTGTTTAATTGATATTCACTATCAAACTCAGGGGTGTTATTTATTATTTTACCGTACTTTTAAATACACCGAAACGCAATCTTCTCCCGCGCAATATGGTTTTTTTAAACCACCGCCTATTTTACATACTTTAATTAATACAGGTGGAATCATTTGTGAAAATAATCCGCAATATCCACCTGCTGATTATGGCTTATTATTTCCCATCGCAAAATTTAGAAATATTTTAGCCTTACCTTTATATTTAGGGGAACAGATTTTAGGTCTAGTTTTACTGGCTAATCGTCCTAATGGCTATCATGCAGAATTTGCTGAATCTTTAGAGCCTATTTTAACCACCATTAGCCAAATTAGTGAAGCCTCACGTAATGAACAACGTCGCTTACAAACACAGGCTTTATTAAGAACATTAATTGATTCCGTACCCGATTTAATTTTCTGCAAAGATAGACAAGGTATTTATGTTGAATGCAATCCTGCATTTAGTGCATTATTAGGGCGTTCGCGTCAAGAAATTATTGGTTGTACGGATCAACAATTATCTTCGCCGTGGGCAACGGCTTTTGCCACGCATCAAGATGAGCGGGTGATGTTATATCACGAACCCAGTCATCATGCGGAATGGGTGGATTATCCTGATGGGCGGCGAGTCTTTTTAGATACGGTTAAAACGCCTATCATTGACAATCAACATTACGTCTATGGATTAATTTCTATTAGCCGCGACATTACGCAACGATTAGCGGTAGAAGAAGCCTTGCGTCATAGTGAACAACGTTTGCAATTGGCCTTGTCTGCGGCTAATTATGAATTATGGGAAGTGAATATTAGTAATGGTGATATTATTACCATTCCACAACAATTGTTTTATCAACTGGGTTATTCCAGTGAACAATTCCCGCGCCATTTTCGTCATTGGGCAAAATTAATTCACCGAGAAGATGTGCCAATTATGCTCAGTAGCTTACGCGATCATTTTCATCATCAACAAGCGGTTTGGCATTATGAATATCGTCAACGTGCTTTTGATGGTCAATGGGTGTGGCATTCTTTGGATGGTAAAGTGGTGGAATATGGCGATAATCGTTTGCCATTGCGTTTATTAGGCATTGCCACGAATATCACCGAACGCAAACACACCGAACAAGCCCTGCGCGAAGCCAAAGAAGCCGCTGAAGCCGCGAATCGCGCTAAAAGCACTTTTCTCGCCAATATGAGCCATGAATTGCGCACGCCTATGAATGCAATTTTAGGCTTTTGTCAATTGCTACAACGCGATGCCAATACGGACAATCATCAACGTCATTATTTAAATATTATTAATCGCAGTGGAGAGCATTTATTAATGTTGATTAATGACGTATTGGAAATGTCAAAAATCGAAGCAGGACAAACATTACTGCACGAAAATGATTTTAATTTACATCAATTACTGCAAACATTAGAAGATATGTTTCGCATTCGTGCGGAAACAAAACAGTTAAAATTAGTGTTTGAATATGATCCCAGTTTGCCACAACATATTCACGGTGATGAACGAAAATTACGACAGGTTTTAATTAATTTACTCAGCAATGGCATTAAATTTACAGAACAAGGTTGTGTGCAATTAACGGTGCGTTATGAATATGGGATAGAATCGGCTGATTTATATCTTTATTTTAATGTACAAGATACGGGTTATGGGATTGAAGCGCATGAATTGCAGTCTTTATTCCGCGCTTTTGTGCAAACCAGCAGCGGCCAGCGCGTGCAAGAAGGCACAGGTTTAGGTTTGCGCATTAGCCAGCAATTTGTGGAAATGATGGGCGGAACAATTCATATTGACAGTGAGGTGAATAAAGGCAGTGTTTTTTCGTTTTTTGTGCGTATGAAATTAGCGCATGATGCGGTGTCTCATTTGCATTCACCACAATATGTATTAAGCATTGCCGCACATCAACAACAATGGCGCATTTTAGTGGTAGAAGATAGCGCTGATAGCCGCTTGTTATTAACTCGTTTATTAAAAAATATTGGTTTATCCGTGCGGGAAGCCACGAATGGCTTGGATGCCGTGCATTTGGCGCAAGAATGGCTGCCACATTTAATTTGGATGGATATTCGGATGCCCATTATGGATGGATTCGCAGCCACGCGTGAAATTAAAAAACAATTTCCGCAAATAATGATTATCGGTTTAACGGCCAGCGTGTTTAGTCATGAAAAAGCATCGGTATTAGCCGCGGGATGTGATGATTTTTTAAGTAAACCTTTCCGCGAAGAAGATATTTTTAATTTAATGCAAAAATATCTGGGTATGGAATTTGTTTATGGAAATAAAAATGACCCGCAAGAAACACTTTCTACCTCTTCATTAACGCCAGAACACATCCAAATTTTCCCCCCAGCATGGCGCACTCAAATTTATGAGGCGGCCATGCAGGCGGATATGGAAATTTTAAATGATTTATTGTTGCCTTATGAAGAGCAATATCCCAAATTCATCGAATCATTACGACAATTAATTAATGCGTATCGTTTTGATCGAATTATGGAATTATTTAATGATTAG
- a CDS encoding D-amino acid dehydrogenase, whose protein sequence is MKIIILGAGVVGITTAYYLNRAGHDVTVIEQKEGAGLMTSFANGGQLSYSYTDPVAQPYLLAQLPELMLRYYAPLAIRFSLSPEFLRWVWLFLKNCRASRVPENTLKTLKLAFYSREQLHQLLAECPELSFHYQQNGKMYLYFDEKEMQRGQKRCAFKNQWGCQQEVFSASECLAKEPQLKHVKSTLVGGVFSPLDECGNAYLFTQQLAHYCQQQGVAFLYNTTVKKLHAVDDWISEVHTSRGIYSAEAFVLAAAIQSPVLSKPLGVYLPVYPMKGYSLSIPITAQSPHTCLTDSQHRTVYSYLGDILRVAGMAEVGSEDLDLTPKKLAMMLELAQQTFPDGGHYENSQFWAGVRPMTPDSAPILGVSPYRNLYFNIGHGMLGWTLACGSAAVLTDIVSQKTPQIAVEGFRWDRF, encoded by the coding sequence ATGAAAATTATTATTTTAGGTGCGGGCGTGGTGGGAATTACCACGGCTTATTATTTAAATCGGGCAGGTCATGATGTCACGGTCATTGAGCAGAAAGAAGGCGCGGGTTTAATGACCAGTTTCGCCAATGGGGGGCAGTTAAGTTATTCCTATACTGATCCTGTGGCGCAGCCTTATTTATTGGCGCAATTACCTGAATTAATGTTGCGTTATTATGCGCCATTGGCGATTCGTTTTTCTTTATCGCCTGAATTTTTGCGCTGGGTATGGTTATTTTTAAAAAATTGTCGCGCTTCTCGTGTGCCAGAAAACACGTTAAAAACGTTAAAATTAGCGTTTTATTCACGAGAACAATTACATCAATTATTAGCAGAATGCCCAGAATTATCTTTTCATTATCAACAAAACGGTAAAATGTACCTATATTTTGATGAGAAAGAAATGCAGCGCGGTCAAAAACGCTGTGCATTTAAAAATCAATGGGGCTGCCAACAAGAAGTGTTTTCTGCCAGTGAATGTTTGGCGAAAGAACCGCAATTAAAACATGTTAAATCAACTTTAGTGGGTGGAGTCTTTTCGCCTTTAGATGAATGTGGAAATGCGTATTTATTTACGCAGCAATTGGCGCATTATTGTCAGCAGCAAGGGGTGGCATTTCTATATAACACCACCGTGAAGAAACTACACGCGGTGGATGATTGGATCAGTGAAGTTCATACGTCGCGTGGAATTTATTCTGCGGAGGCGTTTGTATTGGCGGCGGCCATCCAAAGTCCAGTGTTATCAAAGCCTTTGGGAGTTTATTTGCCTGTTTATCCCATGAAAGGCTACAGTTTAAGTATTCCAATAACGGCGCAATCACCACACACGTGTTTGACAGACAGTCAGCATCGAACAGTTTACAGTTACTTAGGTGATATATTACGTGTGGCGGGTATGGCTGAGGTGGGCAGTGAGGATTTGGATTTGACCCCTAAGAAGTTGGCCATGATGTTGGAATTGGCACAACAGACTTTTCCTGACGGGGGTCACTATGAAAACAGCCAGTTTTGGGCGGGAGTGCGTCCGATGACTCCTGACAGTGCGCCTATTTTGGGCGTTTCTCCGTATCGTAATTTGTATTTTAATATAGGACATGGTATGTTGGGTTGGACGTTGGCTTGCGGCAGTGCGGCTGTATTGACCGACATCGTCTCACAAAAAACGCCACAAATTGCGGTGGAGGGTTTTCGCTGGGATCGGTTTTGA
- the rpsF gene encoding 30S ribosomal protein S6, with amino-acid sequence MKHYEIVFLVHPDQSEQVPAMVERYRAMIEGKGGAIHRHEDWGRRQLAYPINKVHKAHYVLMNIECDTEVLEELHSAFRFNDAVIRNLIIQCKAAITEPSPLMRVKDEREESRLDDEDDMDDEDDLDDEEQDDLV; translated from the coding sequence ATGAAACATTATGAAATTGTATTTCTGGTTCACCCCGACCAGAGCGAACAAGTCCCCGCTATGGTAGAGCGTTACCGTGCCATGATTGAAGGCAAAGGCGGCGCGATTCATCGTCATGAAGATTGGGGACGGCGACAATTGGCGTATCCTATCAACAAAGTGCATAAAGCGCACTATGTGCTGATGAATATTGAATGCGATACAGAAGTGTTGGAAGAACTACACAGCGCGTTTCGCTTCAACGATGCGGTCATTCGTAATCTGATCATCCAATGTAAAGCCGCGATCACCGAGCCTTCTCCGCTGATGCGCGTGAAAGACGAGCGCGAAGAAAGCCGCTTGGATGACGAAGATGATATGGATGACGAAGACGATTTGGACGACGAAGAACAAGACGATTTGGTTTAA
- the dnaB gene encoding replicative DNA helicase, translating to MQNLSIDPSDRAVKALKTPPHSIEAEQAVLGGLMLNNETWILIADRLSELDFYRPEHRLIFKSIQLLAENGQPYDVITLSESLERLQVLERAGGFAYLGLLVAHTPSAANIVAYATIVRERSVLRQLIEVGTQIATMAFEPEGRSIAELLDQAERFVFQIAEQGKRQQGGFRDIKIVLSETLDRIDAMFHRGKQYTGISTGFKDFDDQTSGLQASDLIIIAGRPAMGKTTFAMNIAEYVALSSQMPVAVFSMEMPAEQLAMRLIASLSRINLQSVRTGKLHDEDWPRITSAISQLSNAKLFIDDSAALSPTELRARSRRLAREYGQLGLIVVDYLQLMQIPGHKENRTNEISEISRSLKALAKELNVPVIALSQLNRGLEQRPNKRPVMSDLRESGAIEQDADVIVFIYRDEVYHENSDDKGTAEIIISKQRNGPIGTVRLTFLGELTKFENFSAGDAFYGDTYVSSPVPDMDDF from the coding sequence ATGCAGAATCTTTCCATTGACCCTTCAGATCGGGCAGTCAAAGCCTTAAAAACTCCGCCTCATTCCATTGAAGCGGAACAGGCCGTTTTGGGCGGTTTAATGCTCAACAATGAAACGTGGATTTTAATCGCCGACCGTTTATCTGAACTTGATTTTTATCGTCCTGAACACCGTCTTATTTTTAAATCAATACAACTTTTGGCTGAAAACGGCCAACCCTATGATGTCATTACTTTATCTGAGTCGTTAGAACGTTTACAAGTGTTAGAGCGGGCGGGGGGCTTTGCTTATTTGGGCTTGTTGGTGGCGCATACGCCTAGTGCCGCCAATATTGTGGCGTATGCCACGATTGTGCGCGAGCGGTCTGTTTTACGTCAATTGATCGAGGTGGGAACGCAGATTGCCACTATGGCTTTTGAACCAGAAGGGCGTAGTATTGCGGAGTTGTTGGATCAAGCCGAGCGTTTTGTATTTCAAATCGCTGAACAAGGCAAACGGCAACAAGGGGGATTTCGGGATATTAAGATTGTATTATCAGAAACTTTAGATCGTATTGATGCCATGTTTCACCGTGGCAAGCAATATACAGGAATTTCAACGGGATTTAAAGATTTTGACGATCAAACATCAGGCTTACAAGCCTCTGATTTAATTATCATTGCGGGAAGACCTGCGATGGGAAAAACCACTTTTGCCATGAACATAGCCGAATACGTCGCACTCAGCAGTCAGATGCCCGTGGCTGTATTCAGTATGGAAATGCCCGCGGAACAATTGGCAATGCGCTTAATTGCTTCATTATCGCGTATTAATTTGCAAAGTGTACGTACAGGAAAATTACACGACGAAGATTGGCCACGCATTACCAGTGCCATTAGCCAATTGTCTAATGCGAAATTATTTATTGATGACAGCGCGGCATTAAGCCCCACCGAATTGCGGGCGCGTTCTCGACGATTAGCCAGAGAATATGGACAATTAGGATTAATTGTGGTCGATTATTTACAATTAATGCAAATCCCCGGTCATAAAGAAAATCGCACCAATGAAATTTCAGAAATTTCCCGTTCATTAAAAGCATTAGCAAAAGAATTAAATGTTCCCGTCATTGCTTTATCGCAACTCAATCGCGGTTTAGAACAACGTCCCAATAAACGCCCTGTGATGTCCGATTTACGCGAATCAGGTGCCATTGAACAAGATGCGGATGTGATTGTGTTTATTTACCGCGATGAGGTTTATCATGAAAACAGCGATGATAAAGGCACTGCGGAAATTATTATCAGTAAACAAAGAAATGGCCCTATCGGCACAGTGCGTTTAACTTTCTTAGGTGAATTAACAAAATTTGAGAATTTCAGCGCAGGCGATGCGTTTTATGGCGATACTTATGTCAGTAGTCCGGTGCCGGATATGGATGATTTTTAA
- the rpsR gene encoding 30S ribosomal protein S18, giving the protein MSRFFRRKKHCRFTAEGVSEIDYKDIAILKSYITETGKIVPSRITGTKARYQRQLARAIKRARYIALLPYSDSHE; this is encoded by the coding sequence ATGTCTCGTTTTTTTCGCCGTAAAAAACACTGTCGTTTCACTGCCGAAGGGGTTTCTGAAATCGACTATAAAGACATTGCCATTTTAAAAAGTTACATTACCGAAACTGGCAAAATTGTCCCCAGCCGAATCACTGGCACTAAAGCCCGTTATCAACGGCAATTAGCACGCGCCATTAAACGCGCTCGTTATATCGCCTTATTGCCTTATTCCGATTCTCACGAATAA
- a CDS encoding IS630 family transposase, translated as MNKRYEDLEELMSTGEAREVKRAMAVRMSLLGFVRAEAALACCVSVQFVDKWKAIYLASGVEGLKLAYKGSPGYLKPREREDVINWIQEKKTITIEELKRYLKEEYDVFYSSNTSYTKLLEEANLSYKKTHKENSAKDEVKVEAKKKEIKDLIDKEREQIESGEVMYWMQDESHQLWGDICGYVWSKKGERTSIKMSNYRTSQTWYGAVNIYTGEFILDRAKKADTKYTIDFINWLIYRYKEARHVIIWDGASYHRSEGLRTYLEKLNGGLPESEWKVRLLRFAPNAPEQNPVEDIWLQGKNWVRKNFHRLSSFKEVTSMFETFLSGKVFKFNKIKQYLIPNI; from the coding sequence ATGAACAAAAGATATGAAGATTTAGAAGAATTAATGTCAACAGGTGAAGCGAGAGAAGTGAAGCGAGCGATGGCAGTAAGAATGTCTTTGCTTGGTTTTGTGCGTGCGGAAGCGGCTTTAGCGTGTTGTGTCAGTGTGCAATTTGTGGATAAATGGAAAGCCATTTATTTAGCGTCAGGGGTTGAAGGATTAAAGTTAGCGTATAAAGGCTCACCAGGGTATTTAAAGCCGCGTGAACGAGAAGATGTGATTAATTGGATACAAGAAAAGAAGACAATAACAATAGAGGAACTAAAGAGATACTTAAAAGAGGAGTATGATGTTTTCTATTCTTCAAATACTTCTTATACTAAATTATTAGAAGAAGCGAATTTAAGTTATAAGAAGACACACAAAGAGAATTCGGCAAAAGATGAGGTAAAAGTAGAAGCTAAAAAAAAAGAGATTAAGGATTTAATAGATAAGGAGCGTGAACAGATAGAAAGTGGAGAGGTAATGTACTGGATGCAAGACGAAAGCCATCAGTTGTGGGGAGATATTTGTGGTTATGTTTGGTCGAAAAAAGGAGAAAGAACGTCAATAAAGATGAGTAATTATCGCACTTCTCAAACGTGGTATGGAGCGGTGAATATTTATACGGGAGAATTTATTTTAGATAGGGCAAAGAAAGCTGATACAAAATATACGATAGACTTTATTAACTGGCTCATTTACAGATATAAAGAAGCCCGTCATGTGATTATTTGGGATGGTGCAAGTTATCATCGTTCTGAAGGTTTAAGAACTTATTTAGAGAAATTAAATGGGGGACTTCCAGAATCAGAATGGAAAGTTCGTTTATTAAGATTTGCACCTAATGCCCCAGAGCAAAATCCAGTCGAGGATATTTGGCTTCAAGGTAAGAATTGGGTCAGAAAGAATTTTCATCGCCTATCAAGCTTTAAAGAAGTCACTAGTATGTTTGAGACCTTTTTGTCAGGTAAAGTGTTTAAGTTTAATAAAATTAAACAGTATCTTATACCTAATATCTAG
- a CDS encoding GIY-YIG nuclease family protein — MSKYIYIVDNEKIKIGFSETPWQDISDLEQQGGFKTVRAYVLQTDVADQVEPQIYHYFAHYHFIGEWFKGVTFEQVIYRINEFVIEAELHNLKNSRLQTDTRQANSAYRVIRKLIQRRQIRPTLPAVRNAIAVTSEQARAYLDRLCEEGILEKDSCQRYQVIDRRKPR; from the coding sequence ATGAGTAAATATATTTATATCGTCGATAATGAAAAGATTAAAATTGGCTTTTCTGAGACACCGTGGCAAGATATTAGTGACTTAGAGCAGCAAGGGGGATTTAAAACCGTGCGTGCTTACGTGTTGCAAACCGATGTGGCCGATCAAGTAGAGCCACAAATTTACCACTATTTTGCCCATTATCATTTTATAGGCGAATGGTTTAAAGGCGTGACTTTTGAACAAGTGATCTATCGCATTAATGAATTTGTTATTGAAGCGGAATTGCACAACTTAAAAAATAGCAGGTTACAAACAGATACGCGCCAAGCCAACAGTGCCTATCGTGTGATACGGAAATTGATTCAACGTCGCCAAATTCGTCCGACTTTGCCGGCTGTGCGTAATGCAATTGCCGTCACCAGCGAACAGGCGCGGGCTTATTTGGATCGCTTGTGCGAAGAGGGGATTTTAGAAAAAGACAGTTGCCAGCGTTACCAAGTGATTGATCGACGTAAACCGCGCTAA
- the rplI gene encoding 50S ribosomal protein L9, protein MEVILLEKVNNLGNLGDQVSVRPGYGRNYLIPQGKAVPATATNVAAFEARRAELEKAQQALLADAKARAEKIEAATLIIPRKVGMEGKLFGSVTALDIVEAAKTIQLDLRKQDIRLPNGPIRLTGDYQVELGLHADVVTHIKVQVVAED, encoded by the coding sequence ATGGAAGTGATTCTGCTTGAAAAAGTGAATAATCTGGGTAACTTAGGCGATCAAGTCTCTGTACGTCCCGGTTATGGTCGTAATTATCTGATTCCCCAAGGCAAAGCCGTGCCAGCTACGGCAACGAATGTGGCTGCTTTTGAAGCGCGCCGTGCCGAATTGGAAAAAGCCCAACAAGCCCTATTGGCCGATGCCAAAGCGCGTGCTGAAAAAATAGAAGCGGCTACCTTAATTATTCCGCGTAAAGTGGGTATGGAAGGTAAATTATTTGGTTCCGTAACGGCTTTGGATATTGTCGAAGCGGCTAAAACCATTCAATTAGACCTTCGCAAGCAAGATATTCGTTTGCCGAATGGGCCGATTCGCTTGACGGGAGACTATCAAGTTGAACTGGGATTGCATGCGGATGTGGTCACGCACATTAAAGTACAAGTGGTTGCTGAAGATTAA